The Acidobacteriota bacterium sequence CATCCCGTTCATCAATTGATCGGTTATCTGCTGGAGCCAGCCGCCGACCGGAAACGCGGTGGCCGCGGTCGCCGGGAACGCCAGGATCGACGAGGCGAAGATCACCGGGATGACTCCGCCCGTGTTGACCTTCAGCGGGATGTGGGTGCTGGTTCCCCCGTACATGCGGCGGCCCACGACCCGTCTGGCGTACTGCACCGTCACGCGCCGGTGCCCCCGCTCGATGAAGACCACGGCGCCGATCACCACCACCATCACGATGACCAGCGTGATGAGCGTGAACAGCCCGATCGCTCCGCTGCGCATCTGTTCGAGCGTCGTCAGCACCGCGGTGGGGAGACCGACGACGATCCCGGCGAAGATGATGAGCGACATGCCGTTGCCGATTCCGCGCTCGGTGATCTGCTCGCCCAGCCACATGATGAAGGCGGTGCCGGTGGTCAGCGTCAACACCGTCATCAGGCGGAAGGACCAGCCCGGCTCGTAGACCAGCGGCAGTCCGCCGGCGATATTGGTCTGGCGCTCCAGGAAAATGGCGATTGCCATCGACTGGATGACGCAGAGCACGATGGTGCCGTACCGCGTGTACTGGGTGATCTTGCGCCGGCCCAGCTCGCCTTCCTTCGACAGGCGCTCGAGATAGGGCCAGACCACGGTGAGCAACTGCAGGATGATCGAGGCGCTGATGTACGGCATGATGCCGAGCGCGAAGATCGTCGCCTGCGCGAGGTTGCCTCCCGAGAACATGTTGTAGAGGCCGAACATGGTGTTGCCCGCCTGTTCGACCAGGATCTGAAGCGCCTCGGTGTTGACGCCGGGCGTCGGAATGACGCTGCCGACGCGATACACGGCGAGAACGCCCAGCGTGAAGAGCACACGCTTGCGCAGGTCCGGAATCGCGAAGACGTTCTTCAGGCTGTCGATCATTCCGCGACCTTCTGCTTCGTCTTCATCCGGGGCGCGTCCGGCGCCAGCTCCGTTCGCCCGCCGGCGGCGGCGATCGCCGCGCTCGCCTTGGCGCTGAAACGGTGCGCGGTCACGGTGAGCGCCTTGGTCAGCTCTCCGCGCGCCAGCACCTTGACGAACGCCCGCTTGCCGACAAGACCCGCCGCGCGCAGGGCGTCAGGCGTCACTTCCGCGCCCGCTTCAAACCGCGCTTCCAGCGTGTCCAGATTCACCACGTCGTAGGCGATGCGGAACGGGTTGTGGAAGCCCCGCTTCGGCAGGCGCCGATGGATCGGCATCTGCCCGCCCTCGAAGCCGCGCTTGCGCGAGTAGCCCGACCGCGACTGCTGGCCCTTGTGTCCCCGGCCGGCCGTCACGCCGGTGCCGGAGCCCTCTCCCCGGCCGACGCGCTTCCTGCTCCGCTTCGCGCCGGCGGGCGGCCGCAGGTTGCTCAGATTGTTCGATCGGTCGGACGTCGCCATGGTTCTACCGTTCCGTTGTCTCCGTCGTCGTCACGAGGTGCCGCACGGCGCGGATCATCCCCCGCACCGACGGATTGTCCACCACGTCCACCGAGTGTCCGATCCGGCGGAGACCCAGACCGCGGACGATCTTCTCGTGGCGCTCCTCGTAT is a genomic window containing:
- a CDS encoding 50S ribosomal protein L15, whose amino-acid sequence is MATSDRSNNLSNLRPPAGAKRSRKRVGRGEGSGTGVTAGRGHKGQQSRSGYSRKRGFEGGQMPIHRRLPKRGFHNPFRIAYDVVNLDTLEARFEAGAEVTPDALRAAGLVGKRAFVKVLARGELTKALTVTAHRFSAKASAAIAAAGGRTELAPDAPRMKTKQKVAE
- the secY gene encoding preprotein translocase subunit SecY, whose product is MIDSLKNVFAIPDLRKRVLFTLGVLAVYRVGSVIPTPGVNTEALQILVEQAGNTMFGLYNMFSGGNLAQATIFALGIMPYISASIILQLLTVVWPYLERLSKEGELGRRKITQYTRYGTIVLCVIQSMAIAIFLERQTNIAGGLPLVYEPGWSFRLMTVLTLTTGTAFIMWLGEQITERGIGNGMSLIIFAGIVVGLPTAVLTTLEQMRSGAIGLFTLITLVIVMVVVIGAVVFIERGHRRVTVQYARRVVGRRMYGGTSTHIPLKVNTGGVIPVIFASSILAFPATAATAFPVGGWLQQITDQLMNGMPGYYLLFVAGIIFFAYFYTAIIFNPDDVAENMRKHGGFIPGIRPGKRTAEYIDTILTRITFVGSIYLALVAVMPDLMITGFRADAVPFIGDQLDVMLPGFITNGLGVTFYFGGTSLLIIVGVSMDTVQQVESQLIMRHYDGFMKKTRIRGRRA
- the rpmD gene encoding 50S ribosomal protein L30, which encodes MRPSAKRNETAPRVRVTLVKSWIGYEERHEKIVRGLGLRRIGHSVDVVDNPSVRGMIRAVRHLVTTTETTER